A genome region from Brassica oleracea var. oleracea cultivar TO1000 chromosome C2, BOL, whole genome shotgun sequence includes the following:
- the LOC106325965 gene encoding uncharacterized protein LOC106325965: MDCSIYVLNAMYISTWNASVSHEVNHPCHSNHPLKLIAFDALTDDAEKTCILCEKYPRNVCYHCYICDFTSCLRSTRIPPPLVVEDIKTHQHQLIRISKRISYACDVCGLKRDTKDYHGSYICHQCDFVVHGMCIGLPRVISINRHDHRISFTYHIGPDYSKCGVCHQSISQHHGAYSCLVCPNYAVHSRCAIERDVWDGVELEGIPYVTEDMTPYKVVSDGLISHVSHVEHPLKLHKGNILYDHEWIRCEACRDPVGFDSVFVCEKCCFLLHKKCANLPMKKKFIVDTELYKLEVDNLRVASYCSQCATLSDGFNYSSHDENRKVDVRCFSLSEPFVHAGHSHLLYFRKAYYKRSICDACMKMSNSRFTLDCEDCRFNLCFFVLLCL; encoded by the coding sequence ATGGACTGTTCTATTTATGTATTGAATGCAATGTATATTTCCACTTGGAATGCGTCCGTTTCTCACGAGGTAAATCATCCTTGTCATTCGAATCATCCTCTCAAGTTAATCGCTTTTGATGCACTTACTGATGATGCCGAGAAGACTTGTATTTTATGTGAAAAATACCCAAGAAATGTATGTTATCATTGTTACATTTGTGATTTTACCTCTTGCCTTCGTTCCACCAGAATCCCACCTCCCCTTGTTGTTGAGGATATAAAGACCCACCAACATCAACTTATTCGCATATCTAAGAGAATCTCATATGCTTGTGATGTTTGTGGGCTGAAACGCGACACAAAAGACTATCATGGATCTTATATATGTCACCAGTGTGATTTTGTTGTCCATGGAATGTGTATTGGCTTGCCCCGTGTCATCAGCATCAATCGTCATGATCACCGCATTTCTTTCACTTATCATATTGGTCCTGATTATTCAAAATGTGGAGTTTGTCACCAAAGTATAAGTCAACACCATGGGGCTTATTCTTGCTTAGTTTGCCCGAACTATGCAGTCCATTCCAGATGTGCAATAGAGCGTGATGTATGGGATGGTGTAGAGTTAGAAGGGATTCCATATGTTACAGAAGATATGACACCATACAAGGTGGTGAGTGATGGCTTGATCAGTCATGTTAGTCATGTCGAACACCCTTTAAAGTTACACAAGGGCAATATCCTTTATGATCATGAGTGGATAAGATGTGAAGCATGTAGAGATCCGGTTGGATTTGACTCCGTCTTTGTCTGTGAGAAATGCTGCTTCCTTCTTCATAAAAAATGTGCTAATCTTCCCATGAAGAAAAAATTTATCGTGGACACTGAGTTATACAAGTTGGAAGTTGACAATCTTAGAGTTGCAAGCTATTGCTCGCAGTGTGCAACATTATCTGATGGGTTCAATTATTCAAGTCATGATGAAAATAGGAAAGTAGACGTTCGGTGTTTTTCCCTTTCTGAGCCATTTGTCCATGCTGGCCATTCACATCTACTATATTTTAGAAAGGCATATTACAAGAGGTCCATATGTGATGCATGCATGAAAATGAGTAATTCTCGTTTTACGCTCGACTGTGAAGATTGCCGATTCAATTTGTGTTTTTTTGTGCTACTTTGCCTTTAA